Proteins from a genomic interval of Capsicum annuum cultivar UCD-10X-F1 chromosome 4, UCD10Xv1.1, whole genome shotgun sequence:
- the LOC107867352 gene encoding pentatricopeptide repeat-containing protein At2g27800, mitochondrial, whose translation MFVFRHHFAHSWSKFTLLCIKDPNFSKITCLNTLCYHSYIHPFSFSSRKLFSCPLNSRPLFSHTQFGILATKPSLFVFRHRFVHSWLKLSLLRVKDPSFSKITCLNTLCCHSYVYPFKYSSRKSFSWASKCRVGLAHTQLGVVSKRRTQLSTKAPSMHGVRGRAGRQGSIVCSLSLRLFPLLEPMTSWSHGNNFTGYSKALLQSSMVSIKPLFPVNFYSSNAPGWLRGPPSRSLRKRMNRRARIAAMPVLDESQFQNAVSQLPPRFTPEELRGVMDSQRDPLVCLELFNWATKQHRFRHNVSTYHLVIQRLGEANMYKEMDDVVNQVLAIRSIGSEELFNSMIYYFTEARKLTRAVMIYKHMLNSRKFDCRPSIKTYNILFAALLSRRSNSYINHIYMDAIRSLFKQMVDNGIEPDIVSLNTMIKGYVLSLHVNDALRIFHQMGVVYECQPNSFSYDYLIHGLCAQGRTKNAKEIYDKMKCRGFIPSSKSYNSLVNSFALGGEVDEAVKFLWEMHERRRTIDFITIRTVIDEVCRQRCVQDAIILLKELQDKDLVDGLTHSELLCELEDDIDNFNVRNL comes from the coding sequence ATGTTTGTTTTTAGGCACCATTTTGCTCATTCTTGGTCAAAGTTTACTCTTTTGTGTATTAAAGATCCTAACTTTAGTAAAATTACTTGTTTGAATACTTTGTGCTATCATTCATATATACACCCTTTTAGCTTTAGTTCAAGAAAATTGTTTTCTTGCCCATTAAATTCTAGACCACTTTTCTCTCACACCCAATTTGGCATTTTAGCTACAAAACCATCCTTGTTTGTTTTTAGGCACCGTTTTGTCCATTCATGGTTAAAATTAAGCCTTTTGCGTGTTAAAGATCCCAGCTTTAGTAAGATTACTTGCTTGAATACTTTGTGTTGTCATTCATATGTGTACCCTTTTAAGTatagttcaagaaaatctttttctTGGGCATCAAAGTGTAGAGTTGGTTTAGCTCACACCCAACTCGGCGTAGTATCTAAAAGAAGGACACAGCTGTCCACTAAAGCTCCTTCTATGCACGGGGTACGAGGAAGGGCTGGACgacaagggtctattgtatgtAGCCTTAGCCTGCGTTTGTTTCCActgcttgaacccatgacctcttggtcacatggaaacaactttaccggttactccaaggctctcctTCAATCCAGCATGGTGTCTATAAAACCATTATTTCCTGTCAATTTCTATTCTTCAAATGCACCTGGATGGTTAAGAGGACCCCCATCGAGATCTTTGAGAAAAAGGATGAATAGAAGAGCAAGAATTGCAGCAATGCCTGTTCTTGATGAATCACAGTTTCAAAATGCTGTATCTCAGCTTCCACCTCGATTTACCCCTGAAGAACTTAGGGGTGTCATGGATTCACAAAGAGATCCTTTAGTGTGTTTGGAGTTGTTCAATTGGGCGACGAAACAACACCGGTTCAGGCATAATGTTTCGACATACCATCTTGTTATACAAAGGCTCGGTGAAGCGAATATGTATAAAGAAATGGATGATGTTGTTAATCAAGTGCTTGCTATTCGATCTATTGGGTCTGAGGAACTTTTCAATTCGATGATTTATTATTTCACAGAAGCTAGGAAGTTGACCAGAGCTGTGATGATATATAAGCATATGTTAAACAGTAGGAAATTTGATTGTAGGCCGTCGATTAAAACTTACAATATTCTTTTCGCGGCGCTTCTTAGTAGGAGGAGTAATTCATATATAAATCATATTTATATGGATGCTATAAGGTCCCTGTTCAAACAAATGGTTGATAATGGGATTGAACCAGATATAGTTTCCTTGAATACCATGATAAAAGGGTATGTGCTTTCGCTTCATGTCAATGATGCTCTCAGGATATTTCACCAAATGGGTGTGGTCTACGAGTGCCAGCCCAACTCATTTTCATATGATTATCTGATCCACGGGTTATGTGCACAAGGCCGAACAAAGAATGCTAAGGAAATTTATGATAAGATGAAGTGCAGAGGATTTATTCCTAGTAGTAAATCATACAACTCGCTAGTGAACTCTTTCGCTCTTGGCGGAGAGGTTGATGAGGCTGTGAAATTCTTATGGGAGATGCACGAAAGACGAAGAACAATTGACTTCATCACCATCAGAACAGTAATTGATGAAGTTTGCAGGCAAAGATGTGTGCAAGATGCCATTATCTTGTTGAAGGAGTTGCAGGATAAGGATCTTGTCGACGGTCTTACCCATAGCGAGCTTCTGTGTGAACTTGAAGATGACATTGATAATTTCAATGTCAGAAATCTTTGA